From Abiotrophia defectiva ATCC 49176:
GAAGCCGGAACTAATGGCGGACCGTACGGCGATCTCTATGTGGTCTTCCAGGTCGAAGAGAGTGACATCTTTGAACGTGAAGGTACCGAAATCTTCTACGAACTGCCTATCAGCTTTAGCCAGGCAGCCCTAGGGGATGAAGTCAAGGTACCAACTGTTCATGGTAACGTTAAACTTAAAATCCCGGCAGGTACCCAAACTGGTACCACCTTCCGACTACGTGAGAAGGGAGCACCAAGCCTTCGCGGTGGCCGCAATGGGGATCAACACGTGTCCGTCAAAGTCGTGACGCCTAAGCGATTAACAGATCGTCAAAAGGATCTCTTCAAGCAACTGGCTGAATCTAGCGGCGAATCTGTCAAGGGCCATGAAGGTGGCTTCTTCGATAAGATGAAGGATATGTTTGAAGGCAAATAAGATGAAAGGCTGGAATCTTCCAGCCTTTTTCATTGTAATTTAGTCAGCATTCCCTGGCTTAACCCTAGTCTTAGAGCCAAAAATTTGGTACAATAGACCAGTGTATTAGTGCCAGATGGCACTCCTATCTAGATAAATCTGAACGAAAGAGGAAGCCTATGAATCCACAAGAATTACAAGCACTCCGAGCCCGACAGGAGAAAATTCGCAACTTCTCCATTATCGCTCATATTGACCATGGTAAGTCCACTCTGGCTGACCGTATTCTGCAATTGACAGAGACGGTTTCAGACCGGGAAATGCAGGACCAACTCTTGGACTCCATGGACTTGGAGCGGGAGCGAGGCATTACCATTAAACTTAACGCTGTTGAACTGACCTATAAGGCTCAGGATGGGGAAGAGTATATCTTCCACCTAATTGATACCCCAGGGCACGTGGACTTTACCTATGAGGTATCACGTTCACTGGCAGCCTGTGAAGGAGCCATTTTGGTCGTCGATGCCGCCCAGGGGATTGAAGCTCAGACTCTGGCCAACGTTTATTTGGCTTTAGATAACGACTTAGAAATTCTGCCGGTCATTAACAAGATTGACTTACCAGCCGCTGATCCTGAGCGTGTTCAGGTTGAAATTGAAGATGTCATTGGCATTGACGCAAGTGAGGCCGTTTTCGCCTCAGCTAAATCCGGGATTGGGATTGACCAAATCCTGGAGCAAATTGTCCACAAGGTACCGGCCCCTCCAGGTGACTTAGAAGCGCCACTACAAGCCTTGATTTTCGACTCTGTCTACGATTCCTATCGCGGTGTTGTCTTGAATATCCGGGTCATTAACGGTGTCGTGAAACCTGGCGACAAGATTCGTTTGATGTCCAACGGCAAAGAATTCGATGTAGTGGAAGTCGGGGTCTTCAGTCCTAAGCCAGTCCAACGCGACTATCTCATGGTAGGGGATGTGGGCTATATCACGGCTTCCATTAAGACCATTCAAGATACGCGAGTAGGGGATACCATTACCTTGGCCAACAATCCGGCCCAAGAACCCCTAGACGGCTACCGTAAGCTTAATCCCATGGTCTATTGCGGTCTCTATCCAGTCGAGTCTAACGACTATAATGATTTGCGGGATGCCTTGGAAAAACTCCAACTCAATGACGCGGCCTTACAATTTGAGCCTGAAACTTCGCAAGCCCTAGGCTTTGGCTTCCGTACGGGTTTCTTAGGCTTGCTGCACATGGACGTTATTCAGGAACGTCTGGAACGTGAGTTCGACATCAACCTCATAACCACAGCGCCTTCGGTTATTTACAAGGTCAAAAAGACCAATGGCGAGGAAATCATCGTGGATAACCCGTCCGCTATGCCAGACCAAACCGTCATCGATGAAATCTACGAGCCCTACGTTAAGGCCTCCATTATGGTGCCTAATGAATATGTTGGCGCAGTCATGGACATCGGCCAACGTAAGCGGGGTAACTTCATTACCATGGATTATCTGGATGATTACCGGGTCAATGTGGTCTATGAGTTACCATTGTCAGAAATCATCTATGACTTCTTCGATAAGCTCAAATCCAATACCAAAGGCTATGCATCCCTTGACTACGAATTAATTGGCTACAAACCATCTAACCTAGTTAAGATGGATATCCTGCTCAATGGCGACCTGATTGACGCCTTCTCCATGATTGTCCACAAGGACTTTGCTTACGGTCGTGGCCGTGAATTAGTAGAAAAACTTCGTGGCATCATCCCACGACAACTCTTCGAAGTGCCTGTTCAGGCTGCTATCGGTAATAAGATTCTAGCGCGTACCACCATTAAGGCCTTGCGTAAAGACGTAACGGCTAAACTCTACGGTGGGGACGTCAGCCGCCGTAAAAAGCTCCTCGAGAAACAAAAAGAGGGGAAAAAGCGGATGAAACAAATTGGGACCGTGGAAGTCCCACAAGAAGCCTTCATGGCTGTCCTTCAAATGGACGAAGATTAATATCTATCAAGCTCCCAGCCAGTATGGTGGGAGTTTTTTTGTATAAACAGAAGGTCAAAATAATTAAGTAATCGCTTGCAATCACCTAAGAAAAGGTTTACAATATAAGTGTAGTATATTTCACAAATTTCACAATAAGGAGGAGTCTACTATGAAAGCATACACCTATGTTGAACCTGGCCTAGCTAAATTCGTTGACAAGCCAAAGCCTGTCATCTTGAAGCCAACGGATGCAATTGTTCGTATGCTTAAAACGACCATCTGTGGGACAGACCTACACATCATCAAGGGTGACGTGCCAGCTGTCCAAAATGGGACGATTTTAGGACACGAGGGGATTGCGGTTGTCGAAGAAGTTGGATCCAGCGTGACTAACTTCAAGCCTGGCGATAAAGTCATTGTTTCCTGCGTCTGCTCCTGCGGTAAGTGTTATTACTGTAAGAAGGGGATTTATGCCCACTGTGAAGACGAGGGTGGTTGGATTTTCGGCCACTTAATCGACGGCACACAGGCTGAATATCTCCGTGTTCCACACGCAGACAATACCCTCTATAACCCACCAGCAGGCCTTAGCGATGAAGCCTTGGTTATGATTTCAGATATTCTACCAACGGGTTATGAAATTGGGGTCCTCAAAGGTCGGGTAGAGCCAGGTTGTAATGTGGCCATTATTGGTTCTGGACCAGTTGGTTTGGGCTCACTCTTAACCGCTCAGTTCTATTCTCCTGCTAAGATTATCATGGTGGATATTGATGATCACCGCCTAGATACCGCCCTCAAGTTCGGCGCTACCCATAAGGTTAATAATTCCGATACTGACAGAGCCATCAAGGAAATCTTTGACTTAACGGATGGTCGTGGGGTTGACGTGGCCATTGAAGCGGTGGGGATTCCAGCATCCTTTGACTTCTGCCAAAAAATTATTGCAGTTGATGGCCGTATTGCTAACGCGGGTGTCCATGGGGTCCCTGTGCAATTCGACTTAGATAGACTCTGGATTCGCAATATTACCGTAACAACTGGCTTAGTATCAACTAATACCACACCACAACTGCTGCAAGCCCTAGAAGCTCAGAAGATTCACCCTGAAGAGCTCGTTACCCACTACTTCAAATTGTCTCAAATCGAAGAAGCTTATGACGTCTTCCGGGAAGCCTCTAAGAATAATGCCATTAAGGTCCTGATTGAAAATGACCTTAGCCCACAAAGCTAGGCTAAGAAGGATCGCTTTTACTATAAGTGACGGGGCCTCTGGCTCGGTCACTTTTTATGTCAAAAAGAAGTTAGGAGGGAAGCCTATGCAAGAAGACATTCAAGGTCTACAAACCATTATTAATAATAGCCAGCACCTAGTATTTTTCGGTGGGGCAGGCGTCTCAACCGAATCGGGTATCCCTGATTTTCGCAGTGCCCAAGGCATTTATAGTCAAGATTTAGGTAGAAACTTTTCAGCCGAACAACTGATTAGTCATAGCATGTATCGTAAATATCCCCAGCTTTTCTATGATTTTTACCGTAAGCATTTGATTTATCCTCATGCTAAGCCAAATGCTGCCCATATCTTTCTAGCACAGTTAGAGGCCAGTGGCCACTTGGACGCTGTCATTAGCCAGAATATTGACACCCTACATGAAGCCGCTGGTAGTCAATGCGTTCTTAAACTACATGGGACGGTTGACCGAAATATTTGTCAGGAATGTGGCAGAGTCTATGACCTTAAGAGCTTTCTTGACGCTTATGATAGTCAGGGCATCCCGCGCTGTCCCCATTGTGGCGGCGTGCTTAAACCAGACGTCACCCTCTACGAAGAATCACTTAATATGGAGGTTTTCGACCAGGCTATCTCAGCCATTCAGCAAGCCGATACCTTGATTGTAGGAGGTACTTCTTTAGTCGTCTATCCGGCTGCAGGTCTACTTCAATATTTTAAGGGCAAACATTTGGTGGTCATCAATAAGCAGGCCATCCCTCAGGATGACTGGGCAGATTTAGTTATTCATGCTCCAATTGGGCAAGTTTTCAGCCAATTAGTGCTTCCGGGTCAATAGGCCTATTCAAAGCTGACAGAATAGACTATAATAGGAAGGAACTGTCAATTTGGAGGAAAGACATGAGTATCTTAAGCGTATCAAATCTGACCCATGGATTCGGCGATCGGGCCATCTTCGAAGATGTCTCCTTCCGCCTACTCAAAGGGGAACATATCGGCCTGATTGGGGCCAATGGTGAAGGGAAATCAACCTTCATGAACATTGTAACAGGTAAGCAACTGCCAGATGAAGGCAAGGTAGAGTGGGCCAAGTATGTGACAACTGGCTACCTAGACCAACACAGCGTCCTTAAGCCTGGTCAAACCATTCGCGATGTCTTGCGCATGGCCTTTGATGATTTATTTGCCATTGAAGCCCGCATTAGCGAGGCCTATGAAGAGATGGCGACCGCTGATGACCAAGCCATGGCAAACCTATTAGAGGAAGTAGGGGAGCTACAAGAACGCCTGGAAGTCCACGATTTCTATACCTTGGATGCTAAAATTGAAGAAGTGGCTCGTGCTCTTGGTATTACCGCCTTTGGTTTAGAAACGGACGTCACCTCACTGAGTGGGGGACAGCGGACCAAGGTCTTATTGGCTAAGTTACTCTTAGAAAAGCCCGACATCTTACTCTTGGACGAGCCGACCAACTACTTGGATGCCGAACATATCGAGTGGCTTAAACGTTACTTGCAAAACTACGAAAATGCCTTTATCTTAATTTCCCATGATATTCCATTCCTTAATAGTGTCATTAACATTATCTATCATGTGGAAAACCTCAAGCTCAGCCGTTATGTTGGCGACTATGAGAACTTCCAAGCGGTCCACGCCATGAAGCGTGCCCAGCTAGAAGCGGCCTATGAACGCCAACAAAAGGAAATAGCGGACCTCAAGGACTTCGTCAATCGTAACAAGGCCCGAGTAGCAACGCGCAATATGGCCATGTCCCGTCAGAAGAAATTAGATAAGATGGAAGTCATTGAGCTACAAGGCGAGAAACCTAAGCCAAAATTTGACTTCCAGTCTGCTCGGACCCCTGGCCGTTTCATCTTCGAAGCTAATCAGTTAGAGATTGGTTATGACCAGCCGCTAACCAAGCCGCTGGATCTAGTCTTTGAACGTAACCAGAAGGTTGCCATTATCGGTGCCAACGGGATTGGTAAGACCACTTTACTCAAGAGCCTCATGGGGCTTATTCCGGCCTTAGCTGGCCAAGTAGAGCAAGGTGATTACTTGGAAATTGGTTACTTCGAACAAGAAGTTGCTTCAGGTAACCGTCAGACGCCATTAGAAGCTGTGTGGAATGCTTTCCCAGCTATGAACCAGGCTGAAGTACGCGCTGCCTTAGCACGTTGTGGCCTGACTTCTAAGCACATCGAAAGCCAAATTCAAGTCCTAAGTGGGGGAGAGCAAGCCAAGGTCCGTCTTTGCCTATTGATGAATGCTCCGCATAATGTCTTGATCTTGGACGAGCCGACCAACCACTTGGACGTTGATGCCAAGGAAGAATTGGCTCGTGCCCTCAAAGAATACAAGGGCAGTATCCTCATGGTTTGCCACGAACCTGAATTTTATCAAGGTTGGGTCAACCAAATTTGGGACTTCAACCAATTTTAACAAGCCAAAGCCAAAGTTTGTTCACTTTGGCTTTTTTTCATGTCTTAATGCCGATATATCAAGATTATTTTATAAATTCAACTTCACAAAGTGTTTGTGAATCTAAAAAACGAATAGATAATATATAATATATTATATAGATAACCTCAGTATTTTATTTAAAATGATAAGGTTTTCTATTCACATAAGCATTTAGTTAAAATACTGATAAGTCAATATTTGAAAACGTTTTGAAAATAGCCTTCACATTGTGCCTTGTTTTCATACATGCTCATTTACAAAAAAAGACCGTCAATATAAAATTTTTATCGTTTGAACTTGAACAAGTGCTTTACTTTTTGAAAACAAAAGCGTATGATGAAGATGTAAATAAAAAGAACTTAGGAGGAACATCCATGGTTGAAAAAGAAGATAAGAAGTTAGAGGCTCAAGCCCATGTTGATGAGCTTGTCCAAAAAGGCTTAGTCGCTCTTGACGAGTTCCGTCTCTTAGACCAAGAACAAGTAGACTACATTGTGGCTAAAGCCTCAGTTGCAGCCTTAGACCAACACGGGGTCTTGGCTAAGCACGCGCTTGATGAAACAGGTCGTGGGGTATTCGAAGATAAGGCAACTAAGAACCTCTTCGCTTGCGAGCACGTGGTTAACAACATGCGTCACACTAAAACAGTTGGCATTATCTCAGAAGACGATGTGACTGGTTTAACCTTGATTGCTGAACCTGTCGGGGTTGTAGCGGGGATTACCCCAACCACCAACCCAACTTCTACCGCGATTTTCAAATCTTTGATTTCATTAAAGACGCGTAACCCAATCGTCTTTGCCTTCCACCCATCTGCACAAGAATCTTCTGCTCACGCAGCCAAAGTGGTTTACGATGCGGCAGTAGCAGCAGGGGCACCTAAGAACTGTATCCAATGGATTACTTTACCATCGATGGAAGCAACTTCTGCGCTTATGAATCACCCAGGGATCGCAACAATCTTAGCAACTGGTGGTAACGCCATGGTTCGCGCCGCTTACTCATGTGGTAAGCCTGCCTTAGGGGTAGGGGCTGGTAACGTACCTGCTTACGTAGAAAAAACAGCTAACATCCAACAAGCTGCACACGACATTATCATGTCTAAGTCTTTCGACAACGGGATGGTCTGTGCTTCAGAGCAAGCTGCCATCGTGGATAAAGAAGTTTACGATGAATTCAAGAAAGAACTTGAGTCTTACCATGTATACTTCGTTAACAAGAAAGAAAAAGCCTTGTTAGAAAACTACTGCTTCGGCGTAAAAGCCAACAGCAAGAACTGCGCAGAAGGTAAATTGAACGCTGATATCGTCGGTAAACCAGCTGCTTGGATTGCTGAACAAGCTGGCTTCAGCGTACCTGAAGGCACTAATATCCTAGCTGCCGAAGTGGCTGAAGTAGGTCCAAAAGAACCATTAACTCGCGAGAAACTCTCTCCAATCATTGCTGTATTGAAATCAGAAAATACGGAAGATGGGATTGCTAAGTCTCGTCAAATGGTTGAATTCCATGGTTTGGGTCACTCTGCTGCTATCCATACACGTAACGAGCAACTGGCTAAAGACTTCGGTCGTGAAGTGAAGGCAATTCGTGTTATCTGGAACGCGCCATCTACTTTCGGGGGGATTGGTGACGTATATAACGCCTTCTTGCCATCCTTAACCTTGGGTTGTGGGACTTATGGTCGCAACTCTGTCGGCAACAACGTCAGCGCCGTTAACTTGTTAAACATCAAAAAAGTGGGGAGACGTAGAAATAATATGCAATGGTTTAAAGTACCTTCAAAAATCTACTTCGAACGTGACTCCATCCAATATCTGCAAAAGATGAAGGATGTAGAGAAAGTTATGATTGTTACGGACGATGCGATGTTCAAATTAGGTTTCGTTCACCGTGTCATCGAACAACTCTCCCTCCGTCCTAAGAAAGTTACCTACACCATCTTCTCAGATGTTGAACCAGATCCAGATATTACAACCGTTGAACGCGGGGCAGCCCTCATGCGTGAATTCCAACCAGATACCATCATCGCTTTAGGTGGGGGGTCTGTAATGGACGCGGCTAAAGTAATGTGGATGTTCTACGAACAACCTCAAGTTGACTTCCGTGACTTAGTACAGAAATTCATGGATATCCGTAAACGTGCCTTCCGCTTCCCAGAATTAGGTAAAAAGGCTAAATACGTTGGGATTCCAACCACTTCTGGTACCGGATCTGAAGTAACACCATTTGCCGTTATCTCTGATAAGAAGAATAACCGTAAATATCCATTGGCTGACTACTCCTTGACCCCAACCATCGCCATCGTAGACCCAGCCTTTGTCTTGACAGTTCCTGCATCAGTTACAGCTGATACTGGTATGGACGTCTTGACTCACGCAGTGGAAGCTTATACTTCTACCTTGGCTAACGACTATACAGATGGTTTGGCTCTCCAAGCAATCAAGTTAGTCTTCGAAAACTTAGAAAGCTCTGTTAAGAATGCTGACTTTGAGTCACGTGAGAAGATGCATAACGCCTCAACCATGGCAGGTATGGCCTTTGCCAACGCCTTCTTAGGGATGTCTCACTCTATGGCTCATAAGATTGGTGGTTTCTTCCATACCGTTCACGGCCGTACCAACGCCATCCTCTTACCATACGTTATCCGTTACAACGGGACTCGTCCAGCTAAGGCTGCAACTTGGCCAAAATACAACTACTACAAGGCCGATGTTAAATTCCAAGACATTGCTAAGATGTTAGGCTTGCCAGCTTCAACGCCTGAAGAAGCAGTTGATGCTTTAGCAAAAGCAGTCTATGACCTAGGTGTTCGTGTCGGAATCGACATGAGTATTAAGGGACAAGGCGTGGATGAGAAGGAATACATGGACACAGTTGAAGAGATTGCTTACTTAGCATACGAAGACCAATGTTCACCAGCTAACCCTCGCTTACCGATGGTAGCTGACATGGTGGAAATCCTCCAAGACGCTTACTATGGTTACAAGGAACGTCCAGGACGTATCAAATAATAGCAAGTAGCTAACTATTCTAGCACCAGGTGCCTGGCACTTGGTGCTTTTTTGAGGACGTCTATTTTGGGCTTATGTTATAATAGAAGTATCAAGAGTCGAGAGAGAGGGGTATAACGATGACAGAAACACTTTATTTAGCAGGAGGCTGCTTTTGGGGCATGGAAGGCTATTACAAGCGCCTGACAGGTGTGGTGGATACGGAAGTTGGCTATGCTAACGGCAAAAGCCCACAGGCCACCTATCAAGGTCTTAAAAGCTCAGATCATGCAGAAACCCTAGCCATTCATTATGATCCTAACCAGGTCGATTTGGCGACTTTAATTAGCCACTTCTTCCGTGTTATTGATCCTTTTAGCCTCAATAAACAGGGCGGTGACGTTGGTCGTCAATACCGCACAGGAATCTACACCACTAGTGCCAGTCAAGAAGCGGCTGTTAAGGCCCTAGTGGCTACTTTTGAGCAAAGAGCAGGGCGGCCAACGGCTGTTGAAGTCATGCCTTTGGCTCATTTTGTGCCAGCTGAAGACTATCACCAAGATTACCTAGATAAACATCCTAGTGGCTACTGCCATATCAAATTGGCCTGGGCCGATCAAGCCTTATCACCAGCTGAAAATTTAGCAAGTCAGGAAGGGTGATAAGATGACCGGCACTATTGAAATTCGACCAGCTCAAGTTGAGGATGCGGCAGCTCTACAAAAGCTAGCCAGCCATGAATTAGGCTATGATTATCCGCTAGAAGCCTGCCAAGAACGGCTGCAAGCTCTCTTGGCCGACGACCAGCAGATTCTTCTAGTGTCAAGAAGCCAAGAAGCTCCTAAACAGGTTCTGGGCATCGTCCACGCTAGCTACTATTATTCCTTTTATGGCGACCCCGCCTATAATGTCATGGCACTAGCGGTCGACCAGGCACATCAACATCAAGGAATAGGGCGGCTTTTAATGCACGCTCTGGAGGCCCAAGCTATTTCAAAGGGCGTCCACCATATTCGCCTTAATTCCGCTAGCCATCGCACTGGGGCACATGCCTTTTATCAGTCCATTGGTTATGATTGTTATAAAACTCAAAAAGCCTTCAGTAAAAACCTATGACTACCAAAAAAACCATTATATCATATATGATATAATGGGTTTTTGCTTTAGATATGAGATTGGAATTGCTTAATGCGCGCCAACAACTGACTATTGCCATTAAATTTAGCAAAGGCCAAAGCGTCTGCACTATATTGCTTGATTTGGTCCGCTTCTAAGCCCTGAGCTTCTGCATTCTGAGCAAGTCGGAAATAGAGTCGATCCACGTAATGGGATACCGCTGCTTGGCTAGAAAGATTAATGCCATGTAGCAAGAGGCGGTTAGACTGGTCATATTCCTGGGCTGTCGCATAGAAATTAGCTGAATGCAAAACAATATTAAGTATGCGCCATAATTCCTGGCTATTGGCCGGCTCATAATCTAGCAGCCCGTCTTGAGCTTTCTCAAAGTAGTGATGGGCCCGTTCGGATTCACCTGCATTGGCATAGGCTAGCCCTAAGCCAGCTGCAGCTAAAGAACTGTAGAGTGGCTCGAAATCGGCGTGTAAATCGGTCATTAGTTGATTTAAGTAGAAAAAACTATCATTGATTGAAGCCTTGGTCAAGGCCGCCAGGAAACCCTTAAGGTAAAGGTAGCGTTTCTTGAGCGAAAGGGGACTGACTTGCTTGGCATCCACAGCAGCTAATTCCTGATTGGCCAACTTATAATCAGCTCTTACAAAGGCATTTTCAGCCGCTTCAATATGTTGATAAAGATCAGTCGATTGGACATCTTGACGTGGGAAGAGCTCGCCTAAACTCATATCTAATCGTTGACACAAATCCAGTAAAATCTTAACAGAAGGAACTTGGCCTTGATTTTCAAAACGACTCAGGGTGGCTTGGGTACAAATGCCTTGGCACAATTCAGACTGTGAAATTCCTAATGACTTGCGCCGTTGAATAAATAACTGAATATCCATAGAGGAAACCTCCTAAATATTGCGCTTATAAGTGACTCTATTATAGCATGATATAGGCCACTTGTCATCGTTTTCACGAAGCCGGCAGTGCAAGAACTAAAGGTAATTTAGGTGTAATCTGACCTGCATCACTTGATAAAGTCAAGGCTGGATAAGCCGGATCAAAGCCAATCTTATGTTGATGATCAAACATCATGTCATAGAGAGGGTTGAGATAGATGGGCTCAAAATTAGTCTCAAACTTGCTTGAATAGAGGTCAAAAGGCACTTTAGGGTCATTGTCGGCCACTATGAGCAGTCGATACTTGCCCATAACATTACAGTGACAGCCAACTGGATCGTCATTATAAGGACTATTGCCATCCACATAATCCATGAGGATGCGGTAAGATTTGCTATCATGCTCAGACAGCGCTTGTTGGATAAATTCGATTGCTTGATTGGTAAATTCAAAATTCATATTAGAAATCCTTTCTAGTTATAAGGAGAGAGGTCAGTATAGACCTAGATCATTTCTGACATCCATGAGTTAACATAATATACATTATAGGATATTCGTTTAAGGAATCTAGTTAGACTCCTTCTTAGCCAATAAAGCCAGATATTCTTCTAAGGTCAATCCATTCTCATAGATAAAGCCCGCATGGACCTTACCTACATAACGAAAATGCCAGGGTTCAAAGTTATATCCTGTGATGGATTCCTTGTTTTGCTGATACCTTAGGATAAAACCAAAACGATGCGCATTATTAGCCAACCATTTGGCTGAATCTGTCTCTGAATAGCTTGCTTCCAGTTCACCACCATTATCTAGCCATTCAGTACCTAGAAGATCAATAGCCAAGCCCGTCGTATGCTCTGAGGCATCTGCTGGCGCGAAATATTGATTGGTAACGGACTCTGCATCGGCTTGACTTAAGCCTTGAGCTAGATAGTTTTGAATGCTAAGGTTACGGTTATTTTCTTGTTCTTCAACAGACCGATAACCTGATACAACCCGATAATAGAAACCATCCTTGGCAGCAGCTTCCATTAGGTCTTCTAAGGGCTTGACTAAGTCTTGATGATAGATATTACCGTAGCTATCCCAAGCCAGTTCTGGTTCTTTTTTATCAGCATTAGGATTATTCTTATTAACTAGCTTAAGCAGTGGATCATCACTATGTGCGGTCACGGGTAGTTTTTCAATTAAAGCATCCACTTTCAAATCTTTGTTAATTGTTTGTATTTCTTCTAAACTAGGCAATTTGTAGCTTGTTTTAGCCTGCACAGCTAATGAAGCCTGCAAGAACATGCTGCAGGCAAGTAAGAGATAAATCAACTTTTTCTTTTGCATAGGGACTTCCTTTCTTAGTTAAGTAAGCCATTTCATAAAGATAAAACCAGAGTAAGCACCCACAAGCCCCCTATCAAGGCCAGATGTAGGCCCCAGGCTAAGGTCAGATAGCCAATAAACTCACGTAAAAAGGCATTAATCGAAAAATAGAGCTTAGTCTTGGCGCCATAACCTTGACACTTAAGTCCTAGGCGCCGTGCCAGAATAAGGGCACGTAATAAATGATAATAGTTAGTGACAATGACAAAGTCCTCTCTCCCCTTTTCCATTAGCTTATAGGAGAATTGAAGATTTTCCTGGGTATTACGAGACTGATTGTCGACCAGAATGGCGGATTGGGGCACGCCTTGTCGAAGGGCGTAAGCTTTCATCGCCTCCCCTTCTGAGATGACTTCATCTGGACCTTGGCCACCCGACATAATCAAGGTCACTTCTTGAGGGCGACGGCGCCAGAGTTTGATGGCCTTATCAATTCGACTGGCAAGCAAGGGCGTCACTTCTGTCCCATTTAAGCCAGCCCCTAGCACCACAATATAAGAATAGCGCGGCCGTACGAAATGGATAAAGTTGAGAATGTTGGTAACGAAAAAGATGCCGACTAAGACGGCAAAATAGAAAATAGTGCTTCCCATGAGCCCATAGATGACATTAAAGATTGGCCAATTGAGTGATAAACGACTTGCTAGAACAGGCCAGATGACCATATAACCAATCATGCCAAATGCTAGCATGAGCGCTAGTGAATTAACCAGATTGAAGCCTTCCCGCCGAATCAAGGTAAGGCCTGAATACAAGAGAGCTATTAGGCTGATCAAAGGCGCCAACATCAAAGTCAAAATGAAGAGGACACCCAGGATGACCAAAATGACAGCAAAAGATTGCCATTCTAGTACGAAGGTCAAGTAGATTCCAATAATACCAGCTAATGAGCCCGACACTAGGAACCAAAATCCCAACCATAAGGTTCGCTTATCATGCCAGTAAACCCAAAAGAAAGGCGAGCTGACCAAGACAAGTAGTAGTAAAAATAGAAATGTCATAATCTAATCCTTTCAGAACTGTGGAGCCATAAGTTGTCCTACACGTTCGAAGTAAGTTTGATTGTCTGAGATGCCGTATTGGATTTCCTTGAGTGTTTCCAATTTGTCGGTAATAATACCATCAACAGGTCGATAGAGAAAGTTTTGGATTTCATCTTCATCATTGATGGTCCAAACGTAAAGTTCTTTCCCCTCCTGATGGGCTTGTTTGGCTAGCTCACTAGTGTAGGAAAAAGCCTCTAAGACATAGAAATCAACCTCATTTTTGGCAAAAGCACCAAATTGCAATGGAATCACATAGCCAGTTCTAATATCAGAATTGAGAGACT
This genomic window contains:
- a CDS encoding YdcF family protein, with the translated sequence MTFLFLLLLVLVSSPFFWVYWHDKRTLWLGFWFLVSGSLAGIIGIYLTFVLEWQSFAVILVILGVLFILTLMLAPLISLIALLYSGLTLIRREGFNLVNSLALMLAFGMIGYMVIWPVLASRLSLNWPIFNVIYGLMGSTIFYFAVLVGIFFVTNILNFIHFVRPRYSYIVVLGAGLNGTEVTPLLASRIDKAIKLWRRRPQEVTLIMSGGQGPDEVISEGEAMKAYALRQGVPQSAILVDNQSRNTQENLQFSYKLMEKGREDFVIVTNYYHLLRALILARRLGLKCQGYGAKTKLYFSINAFLREFIGYLTLAWGLHLALIGGLWVLTLVLSL